In Paenibacillus ihbetae, the following are encoded in one genomic region:
- the thyA gene encoding thymidylate synthase, with protein sequence MKQYLELLQDILEHGVEKEDRTGTGTLSVFGRQLRFDLSQGFPLVTTKRIHLKSVIHELLWFLSGETNIRYLKENGVRIWDEWADENGDLGPVYGSQWRAWEAPDGRRIDQIANVIESIKTNPDSRRHIVNAWNVAEIDNMKLPPCHFVFQFYVAGGKLSCMLTMRSVDSFLGLPFNIASYALLTHMVAQQCDLEPGEFIWSGGDVHIYSNHLEQVKTQLQREPYDLPKLIIKRKPESIFDYTFEDFEFEGYRYHPTIKATVAV encoded by the coding sequence ATGAAGCAATATTTGGAGCTGCTGCAGGACATCCTGGAGCATGGAGTAGAGAAGGAAGACCGGACGGGTACAGGAACGCTGTCCGTCTTTGGAAGGCAGCTAAGGTTTGACCTGTCCCAGGGCTTTCCGCTCGTCACGACGAAACGGATCCATCTAAAATCGGTCATTCACGAGCTGCTGTGGTTCCTGAGCGGTGAAACGAATATCCGGTATTTAAAAGAGAACGGCGTGCGGATCTGGGACGAATGGGCCGATGAGAACGGCGATTTGGGACCGGTATACGGCTCGCAATGGCGTGCCTGGGAAGCGCCGGACGGCCGCCGGATCGATCAGATCGCGAATGTCATCGAATCGATCAAGACGAATCCGGATTCGCGCCGGCATATCGTCAATGCGTGGAACGTGGCGGAGATCGACAACATGAAGCTGCCGCCGTGCCACTTCGTGTTTCAATTTTACGTGGCGGGAGGCAAGCTTTCCTGCATGCTGACGATGCGCTCGGTTGACAGCTTCCTCGGCCTGCCGTTTAACATCGCAAGCTATGCGCTGCTGACGCATATGGTAGCCCAGCAGTGTGATTTGGAGCCAGGCGAGTTTATCTGGTCCGGCGGGGACGTTCATATTTATTCGAATCATTTGGAGCAGGTAAAAACCCAGCTGCAGCGCGAGCCGTACGATCTTCCAAAGCTGATTATCAAACGCAAGCCGGAGAGCATCTTCGATTATACATTCGAGGATTTCGAATTCGAAGGCTACCGGTATCATCCGACGATAAAAGCGACGGTAGCCGTCTAG
- a CDS encoding type IA DNA topoisomerase produces the protein MKTLVIAEKPDMGRNIAAVIEPRAKNHRTYLEGEQYIITWAIGHLVGLAEPDAYDPKYKRWNLRDLPIIPEQFKIVPNPKTKDQLKVIGEVAKRCSHIVNACDAGREGQYIFALIQQQLKLRQPVKRLWISDLTPESIAKGFAELKDGAEFEDLTQAARARSEADWLIGMNASRAFTTRHQTLLSVGRVQTPVLALIYDRQKEIEAFESQTFYEVKAVFRQDELEYTGTWQGERLTSKEKSDAIAGKVQGKQGAVAKYEVKETKEYPFKLYDLTLLQREANAKYGYSAKKTLDLAQALYERHKVISYPRTNSNYVNEQNIEGMHKALHMLKSTSYGQMAEGADPKRVHIHNKAVCNPQRVEDHHAILPTLKRPGNLSKEEANIYDLIIIRFLSHFYPPAMYKQHTVLTEAEGETFKTGIKELLSLGWKVLIEKDKEQKKSKGPSRKSKDEEEDETQEWNERSFDIAPDRPVFCRKSEVKEKATQPPKSYTEGTLLKAMESAGKSIEDDELREAMKDSGLGTPATRAATIERLKKVGYITMQGKKITVTQKGRTAVELIRHAGVELLASPEMTGQWERRLHQISKGEASAETFMQNVQKFTVSIINKVSSQPPAPPSLFGGDADKPKGRGRGRSGKAAAGNPPGARKRPERSPSTPDNPVPSIREPLGRCPRAGCGGQIIEGRKGYGCANFKSGCSFVIWKEFAGKSISQAMLKSLLEQGRTKLLAFKREDGTAYKARIVLSSGGNGKLSLETETGTAV, from the coding sequence ATGAAAACACTGGTCATTGCCGAAAAGCCGGATATGGGACGGAATATCGCGGCGGTGATCGAGCCACGGGCAAAGAATCACCGCACCTATCTGGAGGGCGAGCAGTATATTATCACTTGGGCGATCGGACATCTTGTAGGTCTGGCGGAGCCGGATGCCTATGATCCGAAATACAAGCGATGGAATTTAAGAGATTTGCCGATCATTCCGGAGCAATTCAAAATCGTACCGAATCCGAAAACGAAGGATCAGCTGAAGGTCATCGGGGAAGTGGCGAAGCGATGCAGTCATATCGTCAATGCATGCGATGCGGGGCGTGAAGGACAGTATATCTTTGCATTGATCCAGCAGCAGCTGAAGTTAAGACAGCCTGTCAAGCGGCTGTGGATATCGGACTTAACGCCGGAAAGCATCGCCAAAGGCTTCGCCGAACTGAAGGACGGGGCGGAATTCGAGGATTTGACGCAAGCGGCGCGAGCCCGCAGCGAGGCGGATTGGCTGATCGGCATGAACGCATCCCGTGCCTTTACCACGCGTCATCAGACGCTATTGTCCGTCGGACGGGTGCAGACGCCGGTGCTGGCTTTAATCTATGACCGGCAGAAGGAGATCGAGGCTTTCGAGTCCCAGACCTTCTATGAGGTCAAAGCCGTGTTTCGTCAGGATGAGCTTGAATATACGGGAACATGGCAGGGAGAACGGTTAACCTCGAAGGAGAAGTCGGACGCGATCGCCGGGAAGGTCCAAGGCAAGCAAGGGGCAGTCGCCAAATATGAGGTTAAGGAAACGAAGGAATACCCGTTCAAGCTGTATGACCTGACTTTGCTTCAGCGGGAAGCCAATGCGAAGTATGGCTATTCGGCCAAGAAGACGCTGGACCTCGCACAGGCGCTGTACGAGCGGCACAAGGTGATATCTTATCCGCGTACCAACTCCAACTATGTGAACGAGCAAAATATCGAAGGTATGCACAAGGCGCTCCATATGCTGAAATCGACCTCTTACGGGCAAATGGCGGAAGGAGCGGATCCAAAGCGGGTCCATATCCATAATAAGGCGGTGTGTAACCCGCAGCGGGTAGAGGATCACCATGCAATCCTGCCGACGCTGAAGCGGCCCGGCAATCTGAGCAAGGAAGAGGCGAATATTTACGATTTGATTATCATCCGTTTTCTCTCGCACTTTTACCCGCCTGCAATGTACAAGCAGCATACGGTGCTGACCGAGGCTGAAGGCGAAACGTTTAAGACCGGGATCAAGGAGCTGCTGTCGTTAGGCTGGAAGGTGCTTATCGAGAAGGATAAGGAGCAGAAGAAGTCGAAGGGACCGTCCCGCAAGAGCAAAGACGAGGAGGAGGACGAGACCCAGGAATGGAACGAACGTTCATTTGATATCGCACCCGACCGTCCGGTGTTTTGCCGGAAATCGGAAGTGAAGGAGAAGGCCACGCAGCCGCCGAAGAGCTATACCGAAGGAACCTTGCTTAAAGCGATGGAGAGTGCCGGCAAGTCGATTGAGGATGACGAGCTGAGAGAGGCAATGAAGGACAGCGGTCTGGGAACGCCGGCTACCCGCGCCGCAACGATCGAACGGCTGAAGAAGGTCGGATATATTACGATGCAGGGCAAGAAAATCACGGTGACCCAGAAAGGGAGAACTGCCGTCGAGCTGATCCGCCACGCCGGCGTCGAGCTGCTTGCTTCGCCGGAAATGACCGGGCAGTGGGAACGGCGGCTTCATCAAATATCCAAAGGCGAGGCGTCTGCAGAAACGTTCATGCAGAATGTCCAGAAATTTACGGTTTCCATTATCAATAAAGTGTCCTCGCAGCCGCCGGCACCGCCTTCCCTGTTTGGTGGAGATGCGGACAAGCCGAAGGGAAGAGGCAGGGGCAGAAGCGGCAAGGCGGCGGCCGGGAATCCTCCAGGGGCTCGGAAGCGTCCGGAGCGGTCGCCAAGTACGCCGGACAACCCGGTTCCGTCCATCCGTGAGCCTCTTGGCCGATGTCCAAGAGCCGGCTGCGGCGGTCAAATTATTGAGGGCCGGAAAGGATATGGCTGCGCAAACTTCAAATCCGGATGCTCCTTCGTGATCTGGAAGGAGTTTGCCGGCAAATCGATTTCCCAGGCTATGCTGAAATCGCTGCTCGAGCAGGGCAGAACGAAGCTTCTGGCATTTAAACGCGAAGACGGAACTGCATATAAAGCCCGGATTGTACTCTCATCGGGTGGCAATGGCAAGCTGTCCCTCGAAACCGAGACGGGAACGGCGGTTTAA
- a CDS encoding ArsR/SmtB family transcription factor, translating into MKYKVRIDVSMVYELLGSFMIYATRKWTDNLDIGKRLITEMDERMPEDARVRFIAARQWPLSDYDVLYALVMLRGDHQEIPDFLNWIQSSSIEALGELLHPHLPSLSRDEIARIRESYIPLMKLWHTHYFSFVENELRQLLEEDAEEKQTLLPKMDDEHLIEYATSGVILDQVPQENVVLFPGTHFRPINTYCFYENTLLLQYPIDIPEEDEDEPPVVLLRMTEALADPERLRLLRYVADEPKAVSEMAADLNQPYEELMHHLMILRAAGLLRSHLKSENNERFSLRPDGASELQMFLEDYIRLS; encoded by the coding sequence ATGAAATATAAAGTGCGTATCGATGTATCCATGGTATACGAGCTGCTGGGCAGCTTCATGATATATGCAACGAGAAAATGGACCGATAACCTGGACATCGGCAAGCGGCTTATCACCGAAATGGACGAGCGCATGCCCGAGGACGCAAGGGTGCGGTTCATCGCGGCCCGGCAGTGGCCGTTATCCGACTACGACGTGCTGTATGCGCTGGTCATGCTCCGGGGCGACCATCAGGAGATCCCCGATTTCCTGAACTGGATCCAAAGCTCTTCAATCGAAGCATTAGGCGAGCTGCTGCATCCTCATCTTCCGTCTTTGTCCCGGGATGAAATCGCGAGAATCCGCGAAAGCTATATACCTCTGATGAAGCTCTGGCATACGCACTACTTCTCGTTCGTCGAGAACGAGCTGCGGCAGCTGCTTGAGGAGGATGCTGAAGAGAAGCAAACGCTGCTGCCGAAAATGGACGACGAGCATCTGATCGAATATGCGACAAGCGGCGTCATTCTGGATCAGGTGCCCCAAGAGAACGTCGTCTTGTTCCCCGGCACCCATTTCCGCCCGATCAATACATATTGCTTCTATGAAAATACGCTGCTGCTTCAGTATCCGATCGATATTCCGGAAGAGGATGAGGACGAGCCGCCTGTCGTCCTGCTGCGCATGACCGAAGCGTTAGCCGATCCGGAGCGTCTGCGCCTGCTCCGTTACGTCGCCGATGAGCCGAAGGCCGTGTCGGAGATGGCGGCTGATTTGAACCAGCCTTACGAAGAGCTGATGCATCATCTGATGATTCTTCGGGCAGCGGGTCTGCTGCGATCCCATTTGAAGTCCGAGAACAACGAGCGATTCAGCCTGCGTCCGGATGGAGCCTCCGAGCTCCAGATGTTCCTGGAGGATTATATCCGTTTGTCGTGA
- a CDS encoding HAD family hydrolase — protein MSITPQHIIFDMDDTLIHCNKYFDLILGDFFEWMTDWFAPFGLTTEEVRSKQIEIDIAGTKQLGFASTNFPQSLIATYRHYGQIHGRATSPAEEEQLFALGMSVYDQEVEPYPGMVETLERLQGDGHRLYLYTGGEARIQQRKIEQMKLADYFEDRIYIRRHKNIEALEEIIRAGSFDRSHTWMIGNSLRTDVVPALTAGINSIYLKQQREWEYNLVELKEEPHNVLYTVSALTEVPEVINHHLM, from the coding sequence ATGAGCATAACACCACAGCATATTATCTTCGATATGGATGATACCTTGATCCACTGCAATAAATACTTTGATTTGATCCTCGGGGATTTTTTCGAATGGATGACCGATTGGTTTGCGCCCTTCGGCTTGACGACCGAGGAGGTCCGGAGCAAGCAGATCGAAATCGATATTGCCGGAACGAAACAGCTCGGCTTCGCCAGTACGAACTTCCCGCAATCCCTGATCGCTACCTATCGGCATTACGGCCAGATTCACGGGCGGGCTACGTCACCGGCCGAGGAAGAGCAGCTATTCGCTCTCGGCATGAGCGTCTACGATCAGGAGGTTGAACCCTACCCCGGCATGGTGGAGACGCTGGAGCGGCTTCAAGGGGATGGGCATCGGTTGTATTTGTATACCGGCGGGGAAGCCCGCATTCAGCAGCGGAAAATCGAGCAGATGAAGCTTGCCGACTATTTCGAAGACCGGATCTACATCCGCCGTCATAAAAATATTGAAGCCCTTGAGGAAATTATCAGGGCCGGAAGCTTTGACCGCTCCCATACCTGGATGATCGGCAATTCCCTACGTACCGATGTCGTTCCAGCGCTTACTGCCGGCATCAACAGCATCTATCTTAAGCAGCAGCGGGAATGGGAATACAACCTCGTCGAGCTGAAGGAAGAGCCTCATAACGTGCTGTACACGGTATCCGCGCTGACCGAAGTCCCGGAGGTTATAAATCATCATCTCATGTAA
- a CDS encoding MFS transporter — translation MTEAAQPRQGRTHYFILIAVVVAAGLSQGLLLPVLAIFLERMGISSSMNGLNAAALYVGSFAMTLIAERMLGLIGFKKLIASGLVLVMLSLLAFPLFPSVALWFVLRLLVGIGDSALHYAAQLWVLMMSTAKNRGRSISFYGMSYGLGFSIGPLGIPLLKYGEAVPFVVLAVLFLFMLIIVLIKLPNIKPEKVEGGDQQSSGRYMRSYRLAWYALLPAFLYGYMEAGMNSNFPVYGLRSGFTLDEISMLLPFVGIGGLLLQLPLGIWSDKFGRKRVLVIAGITGGLCFALIPLAGTNFWATLVLLTAAGGLVGSFFSLGLAYAADILPKLLLPAANVVASFHFNVGSIAGPNAGGALMETGWNGGIFFLLGGLYILFGCAGALFKPAVDSKL, via the coding sequence GTGACAGAAGCTGCACAACCCCGTCAAGGGAGAACTCATTATTTCATATTGATTGCCGTCGTAGTGGCGGCGGGCCTGAGCCAGGGGCTGCTGCTGCCCGTGCTGGCGATTTTCCTGGAACGAATGGGGATATCATCCTCGATGAACGGCTTGAACGCCGCAGCGCTCTACGTCGGCTCATTCGCGATGACGCTGATCGCGGAGAGGATGCTGGGCTTGATCGGCTTTAAGAAGCTGATCGCATCCGGACTTGTCCTGGTGATGCTGTCGCTGCTGGCTTTCCCGCTGTTCCCAAGCGTTGCGCTCTGGTTTGTGCTGAGATTGCTGGTCGGAATCGGAGACAGCGCGCTGCACTATGCAGCCCAGCTGTGGGTGCTGATGATGTCGACGGCTAAGAACCGGGGAAGGAGCATTTCCTTCTACGGCATGTCTTACGGGTTAGGCTTCAGCATCGGGCCGCTTGGCATCCCCCTCCTTAAATACGGGGAGGCTGTTCCTTTCGTGGTCCTTGCGGTGCTGTTCCTGTTCATGCTGATCATCGTGCTGATCAAGCTGCCGAACATCAAGCCTGAAAAAGTCGAAGGCGGTGATCAGCAATCATCCGGAAGATATATGAGGAGCTACCGTCTGGCATGGTACGCTCTGCTGCCGGCATTTCTCTACGGGTATATGGAAGCCGGAATGAACAGCAATTTTCCCGTGTACGGTCTTAGAAGCGGATTTACGCTGGACGAAATCTCGATGCTGCTGCCGTTTGTCGGGATCGGCGGGCTGCTGCTGCAGCTCCCGCTCGGCATTTGGAGTGACAAGTTCGGGCGCAAGCGTGTGCTGGTGATCGCAGGGATCACCGGGGGGTTATGCTTCGCGCTTATTCCGCTCGCGGGAACGAACTTTTGGGCAACGCTTGTATTGCTGACCGCGGCCGGGGGCCTCGTCGGTTCCTTTTTCTCACTGGGGCTTGCTTACGCCGCCGACATCTTGCCCAAGCTGCTCCTTCCGGCAGCGAACGTCGTCGCCTCCTTTCACTTTAATGTCGGGAGCATCGCGGGCCCTAATGCAGGCGGCGCTTTAATGGAGACCGGGTGGAATGGCGGCATATTCTTCCTGCTTGGAGGACTGTACATTCTATTTGGATGTGCGGGTGCGCTTTTTAAACCTGCTGTCGATTCAAAACTGTAA
- a CDS encoding dihydrofolate reductase: MISMIWAMGKDQVIGRNGTMPWHLPRDLAFFKEKTLGKPIVMGRKTWESFGSKPLPKRTNIVLTRDESFTLPPEQGIVIHDLQDALPYARERELMVIGGSQIYEQMMPMADRLYCTFIDEAFEGDTFFPEIDWEQWQVVEETPGITDEKNPYRYRFVIYDRKR; the protein is encoded by the coding sequence ATGATTTCGATGATTTGGGCGATGGGCAAGGATCAGGTAATCGGACGAAACGGTACGATGCCTTGGCATTTGCCGAGGGACCTTGCCTTTTTCAAAGAGAAGACCCTTGGCAAGCCGATCGTTATGGGACGGAAAACCTGGGAATCATTCGGAAGCAAACCGCTTCCGAAACGAACGAATATCGTGCTGACCCGGGATGAGAGCTTTACGCTTCCGCCTGAGCAGGGGATCGTCATTCACGATCTGCAGGATGCATTGCCGTATGCCCGGGAGCGGGAGCTGATGGTGATCGGGGGCTCCCAGATTTACGAGCAGATGATGCCAATGGCTGATCGTTTATATTGTACATTCATCGATGAGGCGTTTGAGGGCGATACTTTTTTCCCGGAGATCGACTGGGAGCAGTGGCAGGTTGTTGAGGAAACGCCGGGGATTACGGATGAGAAGAATCCGTACAGGTACCGCTTCGTCATCTATGACCGGAAGCGATAA
- a CDS encoding glutamate synthase subunit beta, which translates to MSTPTGFMEYQRQLPADRDPAERVKDWEEFHKHLEEEELQTQGARCMDCGTPYCHTGIDMIGGTSGCPIHNLIPEWNNLVYRGLWREALERLHKTNNFPEFTGRVCPAPCEGSCTVGLIGEPVTIKSIEQAIIDKGFEEGWVVPEPPEKRTGRRVAVVGSGPAGLAAAAQLNKAGHTVTVYERADRIGGLLTYGIPSMKLDKEVVQRRVDLLRAEGIEFVVNTEIGKDIPAQKLVEDYDAVVLCGGATKPREFNIEGSELKGVHYAMDYLNGTIKSYLDSGLADGNYISAKDKDVIVIGGGDTGSDCVATALRHGCRSVTQFGTHKRAPLTRDPIENPWPQFPNVYTLDYAHEEAKALFGSDPREFSIMTTKFVGDDEGNLKELHTVQIERIVDETGRKIYQPIPGTEKVFPAQMALIAIGFDGPEQTLVQQLGLETDRRSNVKAPYGKYTTNVDKVFAAGDMRRGQSLVVWAINEGREVAREVDKYLMGATVLV; encoded by the coding sequence ATGTCTACACCAACAGGCTTTATGGAATATCAGCGTCAGCTTCCGGCAGACCGGGACCCGGCAGAACGAGTTAAGGACTGGGAAGAGTTTCATAAACATCTAGAAGAAGAAGAGCTCCAAACCCAAGGAGCGCGCTGCATGGACTGCGGCACGCCATATTGCCATACGGGAATTGACATGATCGGAGGCACTTCGGGCTGTCCGATTCACAATCTGATCCCCGAATGGAACAACCTGGTGTATCGCGGACTGTGGAGAGAGGCCTTGGAGCGTCTACACAAAACGAATAATTTCCCTGAGTTTACAGGCCGGGTATGTCCGGCGCCATGCGAAGGCTCCTGTACGGTCGGACTGATCGGCGAGCCGGTTACGATCAAATCGATCGAGCAGGCGATCATCGACAAGGGCTTCGAGGAGGGCTGGGTCGTACCTGAGCCGCCGGAGAAGCGTACCGGCCGGCGGGTAGCGGTCGTCGGCTCTGGTCCTGCCGGTCTTGCGGCTGCTGCCCAGCTCAACAAGGCAGGGCATACCGTGACCGTGTACGAGCGTGCAGACCGGATTGGCGGCTTGCTGACGTACGGTATTCCATCGATGAAGCTCGATAAGGAAGTCGTACAGCGGCGCGTGGATTTGCTGCGGGCCGAGGGGATCGAATTTGTTGTCAACACCGAAATCGGCAAGGATATTCCGGCGCAGAAGCTCGTTGAGGATTACGACGCCGTCGTATTATGCGGAGGGGCGACGAAGCCGCGCGAATTCAACATTGAGGGCAGCGAGCTGAAGGGCGTCCATTATGCGATGGACTACCTCAACGGAACCATCAAGAGCTATCTGGATTCTGGTCTTGCCGACGGCAACTATATCTCTGCAAAAGACAAGGACGTTATCGTCATTGGCGGCGGCGACACCGGCTCCGACTGCGTAGCCACAGCACTCCGCCACGGCTGCAGAAGCGTGACCCAATTCGGTACGCATAAGCGGGCGCCGCTTACACGGGATCCGATCGAGAACCCATGGCCGCAGTTCCCGAATGTATACACCCTTGATTATGCGCATGAAGAAGCCAAGGCGCTGTTCGGAAGCGATCCGCGTGAATTTTCCATTATGACAACGAAATTTGTCGGCGATGACGAAGGCAATCTGAAAGAGCTTCATACCGTTCAAATCGAGCGGATCGTCGACGAAACCGGCCGCAAAATTTACCAGCCGATTCCGGGGACCGAAAAAGTGTTTCCTGCTCAAATGGCGTTGATTGCCATCGGTTTTGACGGACCGGAGCAGACGCTTGTGCAGCAGCTCGGTCTCGAAACGGATCGCCGCTCCAACGTAAAGGCCCCGTACGGCAAGTATACGACGAATGTGGATAAGGTCTTTGCTGCCGGCGATATGCGCCGCGGTCAAAGCTTGGTCGTATGGGCCATCAACGAAGGCCGCGAGGTTGCCCGTGAAGTGGATAAATATTTGATGGGGGCAACCGTTCTGGTTTAA
- the lpdA gene encoding dihydrolipoyl dehydrogenase has product MVVGDASLDIDTLVIGAGPGGYVAAIRAAQLGQKVLIVDKSELGGVCLNRGCIPSKALISAAHQYEAAKHADAFGISVENVKVDFAKTQEFKNGVVKKMTGGVAGLLKGNKVEVFNGECMFINENEARVFNDHESPRYRFKNCIIATGSRPIELKPFPFGGRILSSTEALNLQEVPKSLIVIGGGYIGAELGQMYSKFGAKVTIIEGMDSVLAGFDKDMTSLVTKNMKKTGIEVITGAKAESAEQNDKEVTVKYSVNGETKEVTAEYLLVTVGRRPNTDGELGLDLIGLELDERGFVKVDHQGRTSIPHIFAIGDIVAGPALAHKASYEGKVAAEVIAGMPSVVDYKCIPAVVFTDPECSSVGYTEAQAKEKGHKVKAGKFPYAGNGRSVSLNHPEGFVKIVAEEGTGLVLGAQIVGLEASNLIAELGLAIEMGATLEDLALTIHAHPTLGEIVMEAAEVVMGHPIHIISR; this is encoded by the coding sequence ATGGTAGTTGGAGATGCTTCTCTGGATATTGATACATTAGTCATTGGTGCAGGACCTGGCGGTTACGTGGCGGCGATTCGCGCCGCCCAGCTGGGCCAGAAAGTTCTGATCGTGGATAAGTCCGAGCTCGGCGGCGTCTGCTTGAACCGCGGCTGTATCCCTTCGAAAGCGCTGATCTCTGCTGCTCATCAGTATGAGGCTGCCAAGCATGCCGATGCATTCGGTATTTCCGTGGAGAACGTAAAGGTTGACTTCGCGAAAACCCAGGAGTTCAAAAACGGCGTCGTTAAGAAAATGACCGGCGGCGTTGCCGGCTTGCTGAAAGGCAACAAGGTCGAGGTATTTAACGGCGAGTGCATGTTCATCAACGAGAACGAAGCGCGCGTATTCAACGATCATGAATCTCCGCGTTACCGTTTCAAAAACTGCATCATCGCTACCGGCTCCCGTCCGATCGAGCTGAAGCCATTCCCGTTCGGCGGCCGCATCCTGTCGTCCACCGAAGCGCTGAACCTGCAGGAAGTGCCTAAGAGCCTGATCGTTATCGGCGGCGGTTACATCGGCGCAGAGCTTGGCCAAATGTACTCCAAATTCGGTGCGAAGGTAACGATTATCGAAGGCATGGACAGCGTTCTTGCCGGATTCGATAAGGATATGACGAGCCTCGTAACGAAAAACATGAAAAAAACCGGCATTGAGGTTATCACCGGTGCGAAAGCTGAAAGTGCGGAGCAAAACGATAAAGAAGTTACCGTTAAATACTCCGTAAACGGCGAAACCAAAGAAGTAACGGCTGAGTACCTGCTCGTAACGGTTGGACGTCGTCCAAACACCGACGGCGAGCTTGGTCTTGACCTGATCGGACTTGAGCTTGACGAGCGCGGCTTCGTGAAAGTTGACCATCAAGGCCGCACCAGCATTCCGCATATCTTCGCCATCGGCGATATCGTTGCCGGACCTGCGCTTGCCCACAAAGCTTCCTATGAAGGCAAAGTGGCAGCTGAGGTTATTGCCGGAATGCCGTCGGTTGTGGACTACAAGTGCATCCCTGCCGTTGTATTTACGGATCCTGAATGCTCCAGCGTAGGTTACACCGAAGCTCAAGCGAAGGAAAAGGGCCATAAAGTAAAGGCTGGTAAATTCCCTTACGCGGGCAACGGACGTTCTGTATCCCTGAACCATCCGGAAGGCTTCGTTAAGATCGTAGCCGAAGAAGGAACAGGACTTGTGCTGGGCGCGCAAATCGTAGGTCTGGAGGCTTCCAACCTGATTGCCGAGCTTGGTCTTGCGATCGAGATGGGTGCTACGCTTGAGGATCTGGCATTGACGATCCATGCTCACCCAACGCTTGGCGAAATCGTAATGGAAGCGGCGGAAGTGGTTATGGGTCATCCGATCCACATTATCTCCCGCTAA
- a CDS encoding dihydrolipoamide acetyltransferase family protein: protein MAKFEYRFPELGEGLHEGEIIKMHIKPGDKVTDDDIIMEVQNDKAVVEVPCPVNGTVQEVFAKDGQVCRVGEVVAIIDAEGDIPEQAGGHAEEQSAQEADAAKGSADTTSSPAQDAPADAKQGGNGGASAPAAPNREVLATPSVRKFAREQGVDITQVQGSGNNGKVTREDVEAFKNGGGQAAAAPAQEAASEAKAAPAAASAAVDPRAEEERVPFKGIRKAISNAMVKSAYTAPHVTIMDEVDVTELVAFRTRMKPIAEKKGTKVTYLPFIVKALVAACRQFPALNAMIDEEANEIVYKKYYNIGIATDTDNGLIVPVIKDADRKSIWMIADSIRDLAARGREGKLAPNEMKGSTISITNIGSAGGMFFTPIINFPEVAILGTGRISEKAVVKNGEIVAAPVMALSLSFDHRIIDGATAQNFMNYIKQLLANPELLVMEV, encoded by the coding sequence TTGGCAAAATTTGAATATCGTTTTCCAGAGCTGGGCGAGGGTTTGCATGAAGGTGAAATCATCAAAATGCATATCAAGCCGGGCGACAAAGTAACAGACGACGACATCATCATGGAAGTACAGAACGACAAAGCGGTCGTAGAAGTTCCTTGTCCCGTGAACGGTACGGTTCAAGAAGTTTTTGCCAAGGACGGCCAGGTTTGCCGCGTCGGTGAAGTGGTAGCGATCATCGATGCCGAAGGCGACATTCCTGAGCAGGCAGGCGGCCATGCAGAAGAGCAGTCCGCTCAAGAAGCTGACGCTGCAAAAGGTAGCGCGGACACCACTTCCTCGCCTGCACAAGACGCGCCGGCGGATGCGAAGCAGGGCGGAAACGGCGGCGCAAGCGCACCGGCAGCTCCGAACCGTGAAGTGCTTGCAACGCCTAGCGTACGCAAGTTTGCTCGTGAGCAGGGTGTGGATATTACGCAGGTCCAAGGCTCCGGCAACAACGGCAAAGTAACCCGCGAAGATGTGGAAGCCTTCAAGAACGGCGGCGGCCAAGCGGCAGCAGCTCCTGCACAAGAAGCGGCTTCCGAGGCGAAAGCGGCTCCTGCAGCAGCATCCGCAGCAGTGGATCCACGTGCCGAAGAAGAGCGCGTACCATTCAAAGGCATCCGCAAAGCGATCTCGAATGCTATGGTTAAATCGGCTTACACCGCTCCGCATGTAACGATCATGGACGAAGTGGACGTAACCGAGCTTGTGGCATTCCGTACCCGCATGAAGCCGATCGCCGAGAAGAAAGGCACGAAAGTTACGTATCTGCCGTTCATCGTCAAGGCTCTTGTTGCGGCTTGCCGTCAGTTCCCTGCCTTGAACGCGATGATCGACGAAGAAGCGAACGAAATTGTGTACAAAAAGTACTACAACATCGGTATCGCAACCGACACCGACAACGGCCTGATCGTACCGGTCATCAAGGATGCCGACCGTAAGAGCATCTGGATGATCGCCGACAGCATCCGTGACCTGGCAGCGCGCGGCCGCGAAGGCAAGCTGGCTCCTAACGAAATGAAAGGCAGCACGATTTCCATCACGAACATCGGTTCCGCAGGCGGCATGTTCTTTACGCCGATCATCAACTTCCCAGAAGTTGCGATTCTCGGTACCGGCCGCATCAGCGAAAAAGCGGTCGTGAAGAACGGTGAAATTGTAGCGGCACCTGTCATGGCGCTGTCCCTCAGCTTTGACCACCGCATCATCGACGGCGCTACGGCTCAAAACTTTATGAACTATATTAAACAACTGCTCGCTAACCCTGAGCTGCTTGTTATGGAGGTGTAA